The Nitrososphaerota archaeon genome includes a region encoding these proteins:
- a CDS encoding NADH-quinone oxidoreductase subunit M, which yields MQPILIQAVFLPIILSPIAYVLGRRIGARVGWFAFAALLYSTLLILLAAGSSPNYLEEYNWQPIGTFGLKLDGLSVPFAATIYILSTVLAVYSIPYMTHRIEEEVEEIQDKEEQHRLFNHKIGLYFTYYLAYAAGMLGTVLATNLIQFYIFFELMLIPSFFLIAQFGYGDRVKISLMYFLWTHVGALLLLAGLLALGFLSGHFDMSLINTASMDQSVLIWIAVAITVGLFVKLAAFGLHIWLPYAHAEAPTPISALLSPAMIGIGGYAVIRLLLFLLPAQYEIISFAISIWGLITIIYGGLMALNQDDIKRFLAYSSVSQMGYIIFGISSAYYVGVSGSVFQYVSHGTGKALLFMAAGSIIMQTHGVRSINNLGGLSRRLPITAIAAMIGFLAIIGVPPMNGFQSEWMIFYGSFAGALKTGSTAKLFVTAAALIATALTAGYTLVLMKRVFYGETPEHLQEVKEAGLTVTLPLLALAFITILLGIYPGLVTERLLPVIASVLGGGAS from the coding sequence ATGCAGCCAATATTAATCCAAGCAGTCTTCCTACCGATAATACTATCACCAATAGCTTATGTGCTGGGCAGAAGAATTGGTGCCCGTGTAGGCTGGTTTGCCTTCGCGGCGCTTCTTTACTCAACCCTGCTAATTCTCTTAGCAGCAGGCTCCAGCCCAAACTATCTTGAAGAGTACAACTGGCAGCCGATCGGGACTTTTGGTCTTAAGCTCGACGGGTTGAGCGTTCCCTTCGCCGCCACAATATACATTCTTTCCACAGTCTTGGCGGTCTACTCAATTCCGTACATGACTCACAGGATAGAGGAGGAGGTTGAGGAGATTCAAGATAAGGAGGAGCAGCACCGCCTGTTCAACCATAAGATTGGTCTCTACTTCACCTACTACCTAGCTTATGCTGCGGGGATGCTGGGAACAGTTCTAGCAACAAACCTGATCCAGTTCTACATCTTCTTCGAACTGATGCTTATCCCATCTTTCTTCCTGATAGCGCAGTTCGGCTACGGTGACAGAGTCAAGATTTCGCTGATGTACTTCCTCTGGACACATGTAGGTGCACTTCTGCTCCTAGCAGGTCTCTTGGCGCTGGGCTTCCTATCTGGTCACTTCGATATGTCGTTGATCAACACCGCCTCAATGGATCAGTCTGTGCTGATCTGGATAGCGGTTGCGATTACAGTCGGGCTCTTCGTTAAGCTCGCCGCGTTCGGTCTTCACATCTGGCTGCCCTACGCTCACGCTGAAGCTCCAACCCCGATATCGGCTCTGTTGTCTCCAGCAATGATCGGTATCGGAGGATACGCGGTTATCCGGCTTCTCCTCTTCCTTCTGCCGGCTCAGTACGAGATTATCAGCTTCGCTATCAGCATCTGGGGGCTTATCACAATAATTTACGGTGGATTAATGGCGTTGAACCAAGATGATATCAAACGTTTCCTCGCCTACTCCAGCGTCAGCCAAATGGGCTACATCATCTTCGGCATCTCATCCGCCTACTACGTCGGAGTCTCGGGCTCAGTCTTCCAATATGTGAGTCACGGCACCGGAAAGGCCCTGCTCTTCATGGCCGCCGGCTCCATTATCATGCAAACCCATGGCGTTAGAAGCATAAACAACCTAGGCGGACTCAGCAGACGCCTACCAATAACCGCGATTGCGGCGATGATCGGGTTCCTCGCTATCATCGGAGTTCCTCCGATGAATGGCTTCCAATCCGAGTGGATGATCTTCTACGGCTCCTTCGCCGGCGCCCTCAAAACAGGCTCCACTGCAAAACTGTTCGTCACAGCCGCCGCGCTGATTGCTACAGCACTGACCGCAGGTTACACTCTGGTGCTGATGAAGCGGGTTTTCTACGGCGAAACACCTGAACACCTCCAAGAAGTAAAGGAGGCAGGGCTAACTGTTACTCTTCCACTGCTCGCTCTTGCCTTCATAACCATTCTGCTGGGCATTTACCCCGGATTAGTTACAGAGCGGTTGCTACCAGTAATTGCAAGTGTTTTAGGAGGAGGTGCTAGCTAG
- the nuoK gene encoding NADH-quinone oxidoreductase subunit NuoK encodes MESLLQYLMISVALFAIGIYGLVSKRNAIRLLFSVEILANAGVLNLVVFSRFLPATNVVGQVFALFGIALLAAEAAVGLALILVAYRIREDIDVLEMRELKE; translated from the coding sequence ATGGAGTCGCTGCTTCAATACTTGATGATTTCAGTCGCGCTCTTCGCAATCGGTATCTACGGGTTAGTTTCGAAGCGGAACGCTATAAGGTTGCTTTTCTCGGTTGAGATACTGGCTAACGCTGGTGTTCTAAATCTCGTGGTCTTCTCCCGTTTTCTGCCGGCGACCAATGTGGTAGGACAGGTCTTCGCGCTCTTCGGGATCGCTTTGCTGGCGGCCGAAGCAGCTGTGGGATTGGCTCTGATACTTGTAGCTTACCGCATTCGTGAAGACATTGATGTGCTCGAAATGAGGGAGCTGAAGGAGTAG
- a CDS encoding NADH-quinone oxidoreductase subunit J: MPELAFVALTVLAVTTAIYALESKEVVYGAVSLAIMLLSMAGFYVLLDSPFVAMFQVIVYVGAVAVLIIFTVMLVREEKWLKVESGMLQKIGLVGGLATGLAFGLLMLDTTLGSVLASGEAASYAKIGVVMITDYGAALEVLALLLAASLIGALMLARVDREE, translated from the coding sequence ATGCCTGAGCTGGCCTTCGTCGCACTGACTGTTCTAGCGGTCACCACCGCCATCTACGCCTTGGAGTCAAAAGAGGTGGTGTACGGAGCTGTCTCACTCGCCATTATGTTGCTCTCGATGGCTGGATTCTACGTTCTTCTCGACTCGCCTTTCGTCGCAATGTTCCAAGTCATCGTCTACGTAGGCGCAGTCGCAGTTCTGATTATCTTCACAGTGATGCTGGTGAGGGAGGAAAAATGGTTGAAGGTGGAGTCTGGTATGCTTCAAAAAATCGGACTCGTTGGTGGATTAGCTACAGGTCTAGCCTTCGGATTGCTGATGTTGGACACGACTCTTGGTTCAGTGCTCGCGTCAGGCGAGGCTGCCTCCTACGCCAAGATTGGTGTTGTGATGATCACCGATTATGGAGCGGCGCTTGAGGTATTAGCGCTACTCTTAGCTGCTTCGCTAATCGGAGCACTGATGCTTGCGAGGGTTGACAGAGAGGAGTAG
- a CDS encoding NADH-quinone oxidoreductase subunit I encodes MNLVSKVFAAIGSGLKHVFLVKRFTLRYPQQRSVLYGDGYKYDPKEGVGIAGYRGRHILYTDKCTGCSLCAIMCQGISTAIEMIHLENLQVPVNKKSNFPQIDYAKCVYCGFCVDACPFYALVESDEYEIDAYDRESLIFTPEQLAVQPKVPKGTYDITYEGGAHHA; translated from the coding sequence ATGAACTTAGTCAGTAAGGTGTTTGCCGCAATCGGCTCAGGTCTCAAGCATGTTTTCCTAGTGAAACGGTTCACGCTCAGATATCCTCAGCAAAGATCAGTGCTCTACGGGGACGGTTACAAGTACGATCCGAAGGAAGGTGTCGGCATCGCTGGGTACCGCGGACGACACATCCTATATACAGACAAGTGCACCGGCTGCAGCCTTTGCGCCATAATGTGCCAAGGCATCTCAACAGCAATTGAAATGATTCACTTGGAGAATCTTCAGGTTCCGGTTAACAAAAAGTCGAACTTCCCACAGATAGATTACGCTAAATGCGTCTACTGCGGCTTCTGCGTCGACGCCTGCCCATTCTACGCATTGGTAGAGTCAGACGAATATGAGATTGATGCTTACGACAGGGAAAGCCTCATCTTCACTCCAGAGCAGCTAGCTGTTCAGCCTAAGGTCCCGAAGGGAACCTACGATATCACGTACGAGGGAGGCGCGCATCATGCCTGA
- the nuoH gene encoding NADH-quinone oxidoreductase subunit NuoH has protein sequence MSQIRTFNDFLKRIAIVVGALIVILAVIFGILVFTVPQVKAFNNLLLASFSNPQLMLNFLDRHGVGFNSLLFRVVIFPGFTWSALIAAEVIWFERKFLAKMQVRVGPLYAGKLAGILQPIADVLKLLFKEMISPARSDKLIYYSVPVLLMAIGSALVAIIPVSESWLIMRSDVSVLAIFAVAGFGPLVVLLAGWASNSKYPFIGGLRGLHQLIAFEIPMLISVVGIVLAAETLDMVNIVKAQSSIWFVVLMPIGAVVFFCCMLAELERLPFDMPEAESEIVVGYMTEYSSMAFGNLQGLAAYIRFYAMAGIFTTLFLGGWNGPQILPAGFEIAQQVEWFTIKTLLLMVLIIILRGVAPRYRMDLLLRMGWARLLVLAFVNLFLVLLLIQMGWLPIKVGV, from the coding sequence TTGTCTCAGATCCGCACCTTCAACGACTTCCTGAAGAGAATCGCTATTGTTGTAGGGGCACTAATTGTTATCCTAGCGGTCATCTTCGGCATTCTAGTCTTTACTGTGCCACAGGTTAAAGCGTTCAACAACCTGCTTTTGGCGTCCTTCAGCAACCCGCAGTTGATGCTGAACTTTCTAGACCGCCACGGCGTAGGCTTCAACTCTCTACTCTTCCGTGTCGTAATCTTCCCCGGCTTCACCTGGTCCGCATTAATCGCAGCCGAAGTTATCTGGTTCGAGCGGAAGTTCCTAGCGAAAATGCAGGTCAGAGTCGGGCCACTTTACGCAGGCAAGCTCGCTGGGATCCTGCAACCAATTGCAGATGTGCTTAAGCTTCTGTTCAAAGAGATGATTTCACCAGCTCGCTCTGACAAACTCATCTACTACTCCGTGCCTGTTCTACTAATGGCTATCGGCTCAGCCCTTGTCGCTATCATACCTGTCAGCGAGTCGTGGCTGATTATGCGGTCAGACGTCAGCGTTCTGGCTATCTTCGCAGTCGCTGGGTTCGGTCCACTAGTTGTCCTGCTGGCCGGCTGGGCGAGCAACAGCAAATATCCTTTCATCGGTGGGCTCAGAGGACTCCACCAGCTAATTGCGTTTGAGATCCCGATGCTGATCTCGGTGGTAGGAATAGTGCTTGCCGCGGAAACACTTGACATGGTCAACATCGTAAAGGCTCAATCAAGCATCTGGTTCGTTGTTTTGATGCCGATAGGTGCAGTCGTCTTCTTCTGCTGTATGCTTGCTGAGCTCGAGCGTCTCCCATTCGATATGCCGGAGGCGGAGTCAGAGATTGTAGTCGGCTACATGACTGAGTATAGCAGCATGGCCTTCGGGAACCTGCAGGGATTAGCTGCTTACATCCGGTTTTACGCGATGGCCGGCATCTTCACAACCTTATTCTTAGGCGGCTGGAACGGCCCACAAATTCTCCCAGCGGGCTTTGAGATTGCGCAGCAGGTAGAGTGGTTTACGATTAAGACACTGCTGCTGATGGTGTTAATCATAATTCTGAGAGGAGTTGCTCCACGTTACCGTATGGATCTTCTTCTAAGAATGGGTTGGGCAAGACTGCTTGTACTCGCATTCGTCAACCTGTTTCTGGTGCTTCTCCTAATCCAGATGGGATGGCTACCGATTAAGGTGGGTGTGTAG
- a CDS encoding NADH-quinone oxidoreductase subunit D: MSTLTLSVGPQHPGSGHFRLIVTVDGDRIVDAVPDPGYVHRGEEKLAEYRNYIQNIPHFERMGLHDANNMMFGYVNAVEHLMDLKVPERADYIRVIMAELNRLIAHLYYVAILGIFVGHSTMFMWPVGDRELFIDLAQMISGQRVSYAFILPGGVRNDMPEEVKKKAEKACDYFEKRLVEYDKLLMNNPIFERRAKGIGILTKQDAIKLGVVGPALRASGVKFDVRKNDPYSAYDRLDFDIPVSNDCDTWARAWVHMEEMKQSMRIIRQALKQMPTGPVKVNLRGQVRVPPGESFGRAEASRGEISYYLVSDGGRFPYRLRVITPSFRNMIAMPYVLKGMVLADMPPSYWSLDYWPVEADR, encoded by the coding sequence TTGTCAACATTAACACTAAGCGTAGGTCCTCAGCATCCAGGTTCAGGTCACTTCCGTCTGATAGTGACGGTGGACGGCGACCGCATCGTAGACGCTGTACCCGATCCAGGGTACGTGCATCGAGGCGAGGAGAAACTAGCCGAGTACCGGAACTACATCCAGAACATCCCGCATTTCGAGCGGATGGGACTGCATGACGCTAACAACATGATGTTCGGCTACGTCAACGCTGTAGAGCACCTAATGGATCTTAAGGTTCCAGAGCGCGCCGACTACATCCGGGTCATAATGGCTGAGCTGAACCGTTTAATCGCTCACCTCTACTACGTCGCAATACTCGGCATCTTCGTGGGTCACTCGACAATGTTCATGTGGCCGGTGGGCGATCGCGAACTCTTCATTGACTTGGCGCAGATGATCTCCGGCCAACGGGTAAGCTACGCATTCATCCTCCCCGGCGGGGTAAGGAACGATATGCCGGAGGAAGTGAAGAAGAAGGCAGAGAAGGCATGCGACTACTTTGAGAAGCGGCTGGTTGAGTACGACAAGCTGCTGATGAATAACCCAATCTTCGAGCGGAGAGCCAAAGGCATCGGGATCCTGACAAAGCAGGACGCGATTAAACTCGGAGTCGTGGGACCAGCGCTACGCGCCTCTGGTGTAAAGTTTGATGTAAGAAAGAACGATCCTTACTCCGCTTACGACCGTTTAGATTTCGATATTCCTGTCTCAAACGACTGTGACACATGGGCTAGAGCATGGGTCCATATGGAGGAGATGAAGCAGAGCATGCGGATAATTAGACAGGCATTGAAGCAGATGCCGACTGGGCCGGTAAAGGTAAACCTACGAGGCCAAGTTCGAGTACCTCCTGGTGAATCATTCGGCAGAGCTGAAGCGTCTAGAGGAGAGATATCCTACTACTTAGTCAGTGACGGTGGACGCTTCCCGTATCGGCTGCGAGTAATAACACCATCTTTCAGAAACATGATAGCAATGCCGTACGTGTTGAAGGGAATGGTGCTGGCGGATATGCCGCCTTCTTACTGGAGCTTGGATTACTGGCCTGTGGAGGCGGATCGTTAG
- a CDS encoding NADH-quinone oxidoreductase subunit C: MTETPKVEPKLPEREKTIADDIAAKFGGDLVSIDIKPKRIKMKVKASRIMDAASYLNDSLGFDHVVSVSGVDYPKDNEIEVVYHAATYGNAELSNLVIALSARLPRDNPKTPSLIAIWPSVEYSERETFEMVGVVFEGHPKMERLILPEDWHEIPPLRKDYRNPGR; the protein is encoded by the coding sequence TTGACTGAAACCCCGAAAGTAGAGCCGAAGCTACCCGAACGAGAAAAGACGATCGCTGACGATATTGCAGCCAAGTTCGGTGGAGACCTAGTATCGATAGATATCAAGCCTAAACGAATCAAGATGAAGGTTAAAGCATCCAGAATCATGGATGCTGCCAGCTACCTCAACGATAGCCTTGGCTTCGACCATGTAGTCTCAGTCTCAGGTGTTGACTACCCTAAGGATAACGAGATAGAGGTCGTATACCATGCAGCAACATACGGCAACGCTGAACTCAGCAATCTTGTAATTGCACTCTCAGCCAGACTGCCCCGGGACAACCCGAAGACACCTAGCCTAATCGCCATTTGGCCAAGCGTCGAGTACTCAGAGCGAGAAACATTTGAGATGGTCGGCGTAGTTTTTGAAGGCCACCCTAAGATGGAGCGGCTAATCCTACCGGAAGACTGGCATGAAATACCGCCTCTAAGAAAGGACTACAGGAACCCCGGGAGATAA
- the nuoB gene encoding NADH-quinone oxidoreductase subunit NuoB: MVGDAEPGIFVGKLKDILQYSVKDPLKYVINWGRIYSLWPVHLETACCSVEWGAVSGPRFDIERWGMLGAFGSLRQCDVLIVLGTVNRKMAPRVRMIYDQMPEPKYVIAIGACACSGGLYFDSYSVLPGVDTILPVDIYVTGCPPRPEQFIQGLVMLQNKILSSNIR; this comes from the coding sequence ATGGTAGGCGACGCAGAACCCGGTATCTTCGTCGGGAAGCTTAAGGATATTCTTCAGTACTCTGTGAAGGATCCGCTGAAGTACGTTATCAACTGGGGTCGCATCTACTCTCTATGGCCGGTGCACCTTGAAACCGCCTGTTGCAGTGTTGAGTGGGGCGCCGTCTCAGGCCCAAGGTTTGATATTGAACGGTGGGGGATGCTAGGCGCCTTCGGCTCCTTGAGGCAGTGTGATGTCCTCATTGTTCTCGGAACAGTTAACCGGAAAATGGCTCCGCGAGTCAGGATGATTTACGATCAGATGCCCGAGCCAAAATATGTGATTGCGATCGGCGCATGCGCGTGCAGTGGAGGATTATACTTCGACTCTTACAGCGTCCTCCCGGGGGTTGACACTATTCTACCCGTCGATATCTACGTCACCGGTTGCCCACCACGGCCAGAACAGTTCATACAGGGGCTAGTGATGCTGCAGAACAAGATACTATCATCGAACATTAGGTGA
- a CDS encoding NADH-quinone oxidoreductase subunit A encodes MSSDFLPLIALAGFGAVAAVLTLVIPAVLAPSKRHPVKAEPFECGQVPTGKGRLSFMMQYYSYLLMFVVFDVMSMFIFAWGATYFATGIQGALIITIFLATLFVPLGYALYLAGRKELW; translated from the coding sequence TTGAGTAGCGACTTCCTTCCCCTGATCGCCCTTGCAGGGTTCGGAGCCGTTGCCGCGGTGTTAACTCTGGTAATCCCCGCTGTACTTGCTCCTAGCAAACGGCATCCCGTAAAGGCTGAGCCCTTCGAATGTGGTCAGGTTCCTACCGGCAAAGGACGCCTGAGCTTCATGATGCAGTACTACTCCTACCTGTTAATGTTCGTTGTTTTTGACGTTATGTCAATGTTCATCTTCGCTTGGGGTGCAACATACTTCGCGACAGGTATTCAAGGAGCATTGATAATCACAATATTTCTAGCTACTCTCTTTGTTCCACTGGGTTATGCGCTGTATCTCGCTGGGAGAAAAGAGCTATGGTAG
- a CDS encoding NAD(P)/FAD-dependent oxidoreductase: MKIAVVGLGVAGSYLASRLSEENEVVVFDRLSKEGFDAVCAWGTAKDGISKFAKDCGLNFEDYVVHTGREMQVNVNGGIVRIGLKGLCCFDKKRFITDLAEGQDVRFGQYVTKENLASDYDMVIDATGLIRPLLPKIKDDLLIPCVQYRVKYKELPFDDFYIKTFPTLSGYFWYFPLGDGTCHIGAGDYNHKHNEEIDSFLKRYPGEIVKKNGRPVRITPPSLCQPFYDGKIVGVGESIGTVYPMLGEGIIPSLQCAELLIENLQDIPKYQEEVLKHFKVYDLVYRFIKSKIDGNFWLPLHAKSLWTIYRYMKTREDRYGMEIRLLQIMKIVLGA, encoded by the coding sequence TTGAAGATAGCTGTTGTAGGGCTTGGAGTCGCCGGATCCTACCTTGCCTCTAGACTCAGTGAGGAGAATGAGGTTGTTGTCTTTGATCGGCTTTCAAAGGAGGGTTTTGACGCCGTCTGCGCTTGGGGTACAGCTAAAGACGGAATCTCGAAGTTCGCCAAGGATTGTGGTTTGAACTTCGAGGATTATGTTGTGCACACTGGTCGAGAGATGCAGGTGAATGTAAACGGCGGTATTGTAAGGATTGGTTTGAAAGGTCTCTGCTGCTTCGATAAGAAACGCTTCATCACAGACTTGGCTGAGGGTCAAGATGTCCGTTTTGGACAGTACGTTACCAAGGAGAATTTGGCGTCGGATTACGACATGGTGATTGATGCGACCGGTCTGATACGTCCTCTCCTCCCAAAGATCAAGGATGATCTCCTGATTCCATGCGTTCAGTACCGGGTGAAGTATAAGGAACTACCGTTTGACGATTTTTACATTAAGACCTTCCCTACTCTCTCAGGATACTTCTGGTACTTCCCTCTCGGCGACGGAACCTGTCACATTGGAGCCGGTGACTACAACCATAAGCACAACGAAGAGATTGATAGCTTCCTTAAACGGTATCCCGGAGAAATCGTCAAAAAGAATGGTAGACCCGTAAGAATTACTCCACCTAGCCTCTGCCAACCATTCTACGACGGCAAAATTGTTGGTGTAGGTGAAAGCATCGGCACAGTGTACCCGATGCTTGGGGAAGGGATTATCCCAAGCCTGCAGTGCGCTGAGCTGCTGATTGAGAACCTTCAAGACATTCCAAAGTATCAGGAGGAGGTGCTTAAGCACTTCAAGGTTTACGATTTAGTCTACAGGTTCATCAAATCTAAAATTGACGGAAACTTCTGGTTGCCGCTGCACGCTAAATCACTTTGGACAATTTACCGCTACATGAAGACGAGAGAGGATCGGTACGGCATGGAGATCAGGCTGCTGCAAATCATGAAGATTGTGCTAGGAGCCTAA
- the coaBC gene encoding bifunctional phosphopantothenoylcysteine decarboxylase/phosphopantothenate--cysteine ligase CoaBC, with amino-acid sequence MTEPYTGIKGSRGDELAGRRIGLCVTGSVAAFHAPEIARELIRHGAEVVSVLSNGAQSLIQPELMRWATQNDPVTVITGRMEHIRLTEEEPERLSLVLIAPASANTLSKIASGVSDTPVTLLASCAIGAGIPIVTAPSMHSSLWANPVVQSNLERLRSLGVETLSPLVSEGKAKMTSVTNIVEAVIRRLTPKDMEGLRVMVTAGPTYEQIDPVRLITNRSSGKMGFALAQDALRRGANVTIVSGPSALTPPSSAEIIPVETTREMAEIVAEQLKETKFNLFLAAAAPSDFRPVEPSSAKISSRTERPLELKLEATEKVVDQVKHLQPSIFLITFKAEWNKNRGEMIERAKVLVEESGADMVAVNNVAVKGTGFGADQNQVILVKKNGTTIDIPLDLKQVVAHKILDAYLEASHKKQ; translated from the coding sequence ATGACAGAGCCCTACACCGGCATCAAAGGAAGCCGCGGAGATGAGCTGGCGGGACGACGAATCGGGCTCTGCGTAACAGGAAGCGTCGCCGCCTTCCATGCTCCAGAGATCGCTCGGGAGCTAATCCGCCACGGCGCCGAAGTAGTTTCTGTATTATCGAATGGGGCTCAGAGCCTAATCCAGCCTGAGCTAATGCGGTGGGCTACGCAGAACGATCCGGTCACAGTAATCACCGGCAGGATGGAGCACATAAGGCTCACTGAAGAGGAGCCGGAGCGGCTGAGCCTTGTTCTAATAGCGCCTGCGAGCGCAAATACTCTCAGCAAAATCGCTTCAGGCGTATCTGATACACCTGTTACTCTGCTGGCCTCCTGCGCTATCGGTGCAGGTATCCCTATCGTGACGGCTCCCAGCATGCATTCCTCGCTCTGGGCTAACCCTGTTGTCCAGTCGAATCTTGAGCGACTGCGGAGCCTAGGAGTTGAGACGCTGTCCCCGTTAGTATCTGAGGGAAAGGCGAAGATGACTTCTGTCACAAATATTGTGGAAGCGGTGATTCGACGCCTCACCCCGAAGGATATGGAAGGCCTCCGAGTAATGGTTACGGCTGGGCCGACTTATGAGCAGATCGACCCAGTGAGGTTGATTACGAACAGGAGCTCGGGAAAGATGGGTTTTGCATTAGCTCAAGATGCTTTGCGGCGCGGAGCGAACGTGACTATTGTCTCGGGACCCTCGGCGCTCACCCCTCCATCTTCAGCTGAGATAATCCCGGTTGAGACAACCCGCGAGATGGCTGAAATAGTTGCCGAGCAGCTGAAGGAAACCAAGTTTAACCTGTTCCTTGCCGCAGCCGCTCCGAGTGATTTCAGACCCGTAGAGCCCAGCTCAGCGAAGATATCGAGTAGAACTGAAAGGCCGTTAGAGTTGAAGCTTGAAGCAACCGAGAAAGTAGTAGATCAGGTGAAACATCTTCAGCCCAGCATCTTTCTAATAACCTTCAAGGCTGAGTGGAATAAGAACCGTGGTGAAATGATTGAACGAGCCAAGGTTCTTGTTGAAGAAAGCGGAGCCGATATGGTGGCGGTGAACAACGTTGCGGTTAAGGGCACCGGGTTCGGAGCCGATCAGAACCAAGTAATACTAGTCAAGAAGAACGGCACCACAATAGATATTCCTCTAGATCTGAAACAGGTAGTAGCGCATAAGATCCTCGACGCCTACCTTGAAGCCTCGCATAAGAAACAGTAG
- a CDS encoding ribosomal protein L13e, producing the protein MSKQPKSREKKTSAAKTEPKAEEQPKVEETTASTEETKKTVEKKAKKERAPKTVKTEAKKTEKPKIVTHGAIPIATVSTARGIVETPRQARGFSLPEIRTVGLNADKGRKLGLRVDTRRGTELSQNVEALKKWITPPAAAPKKKSGGSSSSGKAEEVSETPAEQ; encoded by the coding sequence TTGTCAAAGCAGCCCAAGAGCCGAGAAAAGAAAACATCTGCAGCTAAGACCGAACCTAAGGCTGAAGAACAGCCTAAAGTAGAGGAGACCACTGCATCTACAGAAGAAACGAAAAAGACTGTAGAGAAGAAGGCCAAGAAGGAAAGAGCCCCTAAAACCGTTAAAACCGAAGCTAAGAAGACTGAGAAACCTAAGATTGTGACGCATGGAGCAATCCCAATTGCAACAGTTTCGACCGCTCGTGGCATTGTAGAGACACCACGTCAAGCAAGAGGATTCTCCTTACCTGAGATACGAACAGTCGGTCTCAATGCCGACAAAGGCCGGAAACTGGGTCTCAGAGTAGACACTAGAAGAGGAACCGAGCTAAGTCAAAACGTAGAGGCATTGAAGAAATGGATTACCCCCCCCGCTGCAGCCCCAAAGAAAAAGAGCGGCGGCAGCAGCAGTAGCGGCAAAGCTGAAGAGGTCTCAGAGACCCCGGCTGAGCAGTAG
- a CDS encoding Lrp/AsnC ligand binding domain-containing protein, translated as MDYRILSLLREDSRTSLKELAEAAGVSIPTARSRILKLKDAGVIKRLTVDVDLRSVTNCVTAFITLKTRLPDVQAAVEKLKLLDEVSEAYVTTGQHDIVLKVHAPNMEALDQLVTKRLSVIDGVETASSSFVIETAKNLLGPVLRPGFGFKIRCEGCGDDIQNGGGLVKTVDGQERFFCNESCITNFARKS; from the coding sequence GTGGACTACCGGATTCTCTCTCTTCTACGTGAAGATTCTAGGACATCGTTGAAGGAACTCGCAGAGGCGGCAGGCGTCAGCATCCCAACAGCTAGATCACGAATCCTGAAGCTGAAAGATGCGGGCGTAATTAAGCGGCTGACTGTAGATGTCGATCTCCGCTCGGTAACCAACTGCGTAACCGCATTCATCACTCTCAAGACTAGGTTACCGGATGTGCAGGCGGCAGTGGAGAAGCTTAAGTTGCTTGACGAAGTAAGCGAGGCTTACGTAACTACCGGACAACACGACATTGTTTTGAAGGTACATGCGCCAAACATGGAGGCGCTTGACCAACTAGTAACTAAGAGACTAAGCGTAATAGACGGAGTTGAAACGGCCAGCAGCAGCTTTGTAATCGAGACAGCGAAGAACCTCCTAGGTCCAGTTCTACGACCCGGATTCGGCTTCAAGATAAGGTGCGAAGGCTGCGGCGATGATATACAAAACGGAGGAGGCTTAGTTAAGACGGTTGACGGTCAAGAGCGCTTCTTCTGCAACGAGTCATGCATAACCAATTTCGCCAGAAAGTCTTAA